From a region of the Takifugu flavidus isolate HTHZ2018 chromosome 18, ASM371156v2, whole genome shotgun sequence genome:
- the gig2e gene encoding LOW QUALITY PROTEIN: grass carp reovirus (GCRV)-induced gene 2e (The sequence of the model RefSeq protein was modified relative to this genomic sequence to represent the inferred CDS: inserted 1 base in 1 codon), producing the protein MYRQRDTDEGELGLCQPQNRRTYIMYHGTTRQKARSIQAGGFLQSPDGMLGRGVYLSRNLAKARRYPINHPENDKAVIKVRVNVGKVIAINYQGHPRQKTWHDHGYDTAWVPPRCGMVRSGLEEDCVWDPRRIQILKVILPEEGPDNELGLSQPQNGRTYIMYHGTTRQNARCIQARGFCQSPDGMLGPGVYLSRDLAKARRYPINHPENDKAVIKVRVNVGKVIAINYQGHPRQKTWHDYGYDTAWCXPRCGMVRSGLEEDCVWDPRHIQILEVILPEEGPDYGLVLAGIGALLLVLLNINISSLDVGEVMAINGLDQKTWQDSGYDSTWELHVSELKMYRQWEEDDFDLSTDEGELGLSQPQNGRTYIMYHGTTRQQARSIQAGGFCQSPDGMLGQGVYLSRDLAKARRYPIKHPENDKAVIKVRVNVGKVIAINYQGHPRQKTWHDYGYDTAWVPPKCGMVRSGLEEDCVWDPRRIQILEVIFPELKMYGQWEEVDFDLSTDEGELGLREPQNRGTYIMYHGTTRQQARSIQAGGFRQSPDGMLGRGVYLSRDLAKARRYPIDHPENDKAVIKVRVNVGKVIAINYQGHPRQKTWHDYGYDTAWVPPRCGMVRSGLEEDCVWDPRRIQILKVILPEEGPDNGLVEAGIGAFLLGLLDRMS; encoded by the exons ATGTACAGACAGCGGGACACTGATGAAGGAGAACTGGGCCTGTGTCAACCACAGAATAGGAGAACCTACATCATGTACCACGGCACCACCAGACAGAAAGCCCGGTCCATCCAGGCCGGAGGCTTTCTCCAGTCTCCAGACGGGATGCTGGGCCGGGGCGTCTACCTGAGCAGAAACCTGGCGAAGGCCAGACGTTATCCCATCAATCACCCAGAGAACGACAAGGCCGTcatcaaggtcagggtcaacgTGGGGAAGGTGATCGCCATCAATTATCAAGGTCACCCTCGTCAGAAGACCTGGCACGACCACGGCTACGACACCGCCTGGGTGCCGCCCAGGTGTGGGATGGTGAGGAGCGGTCTGGAGGAGGACTGTGTCTGGGACCCCAGGCGCATCCAAATCCTCAAGGTCATCCTTCCAGAGGAGGGGCCAGACAATG AACTGGGCCTGAGTCAACCACAGAATGGGAGAACCTACATCATGTACCACGGCACCACCAGACAGAACGCCCGGTGCATCCAGGCCAGAGGCTTTTGCCAGTCTCCAGACGGGATGCTGGGCCCGGGCGTCTACCTGAGCAGAGACCTGGCGAAGGCCAGACGTTATCCCATCAATCACCCAGAGAACGACAAGGCCGTcatcaaggtcagggtcaacgTGGGGAAGGTGATCGCCATCAATTATCAAGGTCACCCTCGTCAGAAGACCTGGCACGACTACGGCTACGACACCGCCTGGT CGCCCAGGTGTGGGATGGTGAGGAGCGGTCTGGAGGAGGACTGTGTCTGGGACCCCAGGCACATCCAAATCCTCGAGGTCATCCTTCCAGAGGAGGGGCCAGACTATGGTCTGGTCTTGGCTGGGATAGGAGCTTTGCTATTGGTTCTGCTTAACATTAACATTAGTTCTT TGGACGTTGGTGAGGTGATGGCCATCAATGGTCTGGATCAGAAGACCTGGCAGGACTCCGGCTACGACAGCACCTGGGAGCTACAC GTGAG CGAGTTGAAAATGTACAGACAATGGGAGGAAGATGACTTCGATCTGTCCACTGATGAAGGAGAACTGGGCCTGAGTCAACCACAGAATGGGAGAACCTACATCATGTACCACGGCACCACCAGACAGCAAGCCCGGTCCATCCAGGCCGGAGGCTTTTGCCAGTCTCCAGACGGGATGCTGGGCCAGGGCGTTTACCTGAGCAGAGACCTGGCGAAGGCCAGACGTTATCCCATCAAGCATCCAGAGAACGACAAGGCCGTcatcaaggtcagggtcaacgTGGGGAAGGTGATCGCCATCAATTATCAAGGTCACCCTCGTCAGAAGACCTGGCACGACTACGGCTACGACACCGCCTGGGTGCCGCCCAAGTGTGGGATGGTGAGGAGCGGTCTGGAGGAGGACTGTGTCTGGGACCCCAGGCGCATCCAAATCCTCGAGGTCATCTTTCC CGAGTTGAAAATGTACGGACAATGGGAGGAAGTTGACTTCGATCTGTCCACTGATGAAGGAGAACTGGGCCTGCGTGAACCACAGAATAGAGGAACCTACATCATGTACCACGGCACCACCAGACAGCAAGCCCGGTCCATCCAGGCCGGAGGCTTTCGCCAGTCTCCAGACGGGATGCTGGGCCGGGGCGTCTACCTGAGCAGAGACCTGGCGAAGGCCAGACGTTATCCCATCGATCACCCAGAGAACGACAAGGCCGTcatcaaggtcagggtcaacgTGGGGAAGGTGATCGCCATCAATTATCAAGGTCACCCTCGTCAGAAGACCTGGCACGACTACGGCTACGACACCGCCTGGGTGCCGCCCAGGTGTGGGATGGTGAGGAGCGGTCTGGAGGAGGACTGTGTCTGGGACCCCAGGCGCATCCAAATCCTCAAGGTCATCCTTCCAGAGGAGGGGCCAGACAATGGTCTGGTCGAGGCTGGGATAGGAGCTTTTCTTTTGGGTCTGCTTGACCGTATGTCTTGA